A region from the Acidiferrobacter sp. SPIII_3 genome encodes:
- a CDS encoding YhdH/YhfP family quinone oxidoreductase, with amino-acid sequence MDALFDAYVVDKDGRGIVTAGLARRPVHELKSPGALIRVQYSSLNYKDALAARGEPGIVKRFPHVPGIDAAGVLADDPAAGPVLVTGYGLGTEVWGGYGDYIRVPDDWIIPIPAGLRARDSMVLGTAGLTAALSVDALLQAGLDPARGEILVTGATGGVGTLAISLLAKLGFTVAALTRKPAEEAYLRGLGAARVVAPADGEVSDKALHKAQWAAAIDTVGGEVLADVLKAVGYGGAVAACGMAAGTRFQGSVFPFILRGVRLLGIDSVQCPRTVRDDLWARLAGPWRPSHLAGIERVVDRQDLGPAVTALLQGTRTGRTLVVVTGETV; translated from the coding sequence GTGGACGCATTATTTGATGCCTATGTCGTCGACAAGGATGGGCGCGGGATCGTAACCGCCGGTCTTGCGCGACGCCCCGTCCATGAACTGAAGTCCCCGGGCGCCCTCATCCGCGTCCAGTATTCGAGCCTCAACTATAAGGATGCCCTTGCCGCGCGCGGCGAGCCTGGCATCGTCAAGCGCTTCCCGCATGTGCCCGGCATCGATGCCGCGGGCGTGCTCGCCGATGACCCCGCGGCCGGTCCGGTGCTCGTGACCGGCTATGGTCTGGGCACGGAGGTGTGGGGTGGTTACGGCGACTATATCCGGGTTCCCGACGACTGGATCATCCCCATTCCCGCGGGACTCAGGGCGCGCGACAGCATGGTCCTCGGCACCGCGGGCCTCACCGCGGCCTTGAGCGTCGACGCCCTTTTGCAGGCCGGTCTCGATCCCGCCCGGGGCGAGATCCTGGTCACCGGGGCCACCGGCGGGGTCGGCACGCTTGCCATCTCGTTGCTCGCGAAGCTTGGCTTTACGGTGGCGGCTTTGACCCGCAAGCCGGCCGAGGAGGCCTATCTCCGGGGCCTGGGTGCGGCGCGTGTCGTGGCACCCGCGGATGGGGAGGTCTCCGACAAGGCCCTGCACAAGGCGCAATGGGCCGCGGCGATCGATACGGTCGGCGGCGAGGTCTTGGCCGACGTCCTCAAAGCGGTCGGGTATGGCGGGGCGGTGGCGGCCTGCGGCATGGCCGCCGGCACCCGCTTCCAGGGCTCGGTCTTCCCGTTCATCCTGCGCGGCGTGCGCCTGCTCGGGATCGATTCCGTACAATGTCCGCGCACCGTTCGTGACGACCTGTGGGCCCGTCTGGCCGGTCCCTGGCGGCCTTCACATCTCGCGGGTATCGAGCGGGTGGTGGACCGTCAAGACCTCGGCCCGGCGGTCACGGCGCTGCTCCAGGGCACGCGTACCGGGCGCACGCTCGTGGTCGTCACCGGCGAGACCGTCTGA
- a CDS encoding bifunctional diguanylate cyclase/phosphodiesterase → MAMSFRTKMITGIALIEGLFLFAILMSSLGVLSQSRKQALVTRATGDVRLFATAAANALVSDDIGALQRIMRQVLHNHGIAYAAAWDGNGRLLARAGHKAVSAHTYRAAASVMVDGTSYGRVEIEATDHGFAPILAQASRRIVAIALGEMLLVGLVSWLFGAYLMRQIAAIEAGTARIARGEFGFRLPVVGRDELARMIEGFNAMSAQLKALQEETTRQHQQVLAVNERLEERVHERTEALAVANRELEYLAMHDPLTGLPNRILLQDRLLQAIRIGHRETAPFALMVLDLDGFKEVNDSLGHPAGDRLLHEVATRLVARLRQSDTAVRLGGDEFAILLPGVANAADTEMVARKILRGLEEPVMLGDRRVCVTASCGAALFPAHGDEVGVLLRHADRAMYEAKRGRRGFLLFAPAMDEEGDDRLRLQVDLDHAIRHGDLVLHYQPKVDLATGKVSGAEALVRWQHPVLGMLPPARFVPLAERTHLIGPLTFHVLRLAATQARAWAEQGRPLPIAVNVSAINLDDGGFVDSVARILKDVGVAAGLIELEVTETALMRDPERAQAAIQALSELGVHVAIDDFGTGYSSMTYLRKLAVAKIKIDKSFVMDMGVSRNDSVIVRSIIDLGHSLGLKVVGEGVEAADTMAVLASLGCDYAQGFHLARPMDAEAFDAWWQKNL, encoded by the coding sequence ATGGCGATGTCCTTTCGCACGAAAATGATCACCGGGATCGCGCTCATCGAGGGGCTGTTCCTGTTCGCGATCCTGATGAGCAGCCTCGGGGTCTTGTCGCAGTCGCGCAAACAGGCGCTCGTGACGCGTGCCACGGGCGATGTGCGCTTGTTTGCGACCGCCGCCGCCAATGCGCTCGTCAGTGACGATATCGGCGCCTTGCAGCGCATCATGCGCCAGGTCCTGCATAACCATGGGATTGCCTATGCCGCCGCGTGGGACGGAAACGGCCGGCTGTTGGCGCGTGCCGGACACAAGGCCGTCTCCGCACACACCTATCGCGCGGCGGCCTCGGTTATGGTCGATGGGACGTCCTATGGCCGGGTCGAGATCGAGGCAACCGATCACGGCTTCGCGCCGATCCTGGCGCAGGCCAGCCGGCGGATCGTGGCCATAGCCCTGGGCGAGATGCTGCTGGTGGGGCTCGTATCCTGGCTCTTCGGGGCTTATCTCATGCGCCAGATCGCCGCCATCGAGGCCGGCACCGCGCGCATCGCGCGCGGCGAATTCGGGTTTCGGCTCCCGGTCGTGGGGCGCGATGAGTTGGCGCGCATGATCGAGGGCTTCAATGCGATGTCGGCGCAATTGAAGGCCTTGCAAGAGGAAACGACGCGCCAGCACCAGCAGGTCCTGGCGGTCAACGAGAGGCTCGAGGAGCGCGTCCACGAGCGCACCGAGGCGCTGGCCGTCGCCAACCGCGAGCTCGAATACCTGGCCATGCATGACCCCCTGACCGGCCTGCCCAACCGCATCCTGTTGCAAGATCGTCTGCTTCAGGCGATTCGTATCGGACATCGGGAGACCGCGCCGTTTGCCCTCATGGTCCTGGATCTCGACGGTTTCAAGGAGGTCAATGACAGCCTCGGCCACCCCGCCGGTGATCGCTTATTGCATGAGGTGGCCACGCGGCTTGTCGCCCGGCTGCGCCAGTCGGACACCGCCGTCCGTCTCGGGGGGGACGAGTTCGCCATCCTGCTGCCGGGGGTCGCGAATGCCGCGGATACCGAAATGGTGGCGCGCAAGATCCTGCGCGGCCTGGAAGAGCCGGTCATGCTGGGGGATCGTCGTGTCTGCGTCACGGCAAGCTGCGGCGCGGCCCTGTTCCCGGCGCATGGCGATGAGGTCGGCGTGCTCCTGCGCCATGCCGACCGCGCCATGTACGAGGCCAAGCGCGGCCGGCGCGGCTTTCTGCTTTTTGCCCCGGCCATGGATGAGGAGGGGGATGACCGCCTGCGGTTGCAGGTCGATCTGGACCACGCCATCCGGCACGGGGATCTGGTGCTGCATTATCAGCCCAAGGTCGATCTCGCCACCGGCAAGGTCTCGGGGGCCGAGGCCCTGGTCCGCTGGCAACACCCCGTGCTCGGCATGCTACCGCCGGCCCGCTTCGTGCCCTTGGCCGAGCGCACGCACCTCATAGGGCCGCTGACCTTCCATGTGCTGCGTCTCGCGGCCACGCAGGCCCGCGCCTGGGCGGAACAGGGACGGCCGCTGCCGATCGCGGTCAATGTCTCGGCCATCAACCTCGATGATGGCGGATTCGTGGACAGCGTGGCGCGTATCCTGAAGGATGTGGGTGTCGCGGCCGGTCTCATAGAACTCGAGGTCACCGAGACCGCGCTCATGCGTGACCCCGAGCGCGCGCAGGCCGCGATCCAGGCACTGAGCGAACTCGGGGTGCATGTGGCCATCGATGACTTCGGCACCGGTTATTCGTCCATGACCTATCTGCGCAAGCTTGCGGTCGCGAAGATCAAGATCGACAAGTCGTTTGTCATGGATATGGGCGTCAGCCGCAATGACAGCGTTATCGTACGCTCCATTATCGATCTCGGTCATTCCCTGGGCCTCAAGGTCGTGGGGGAAGGAGTCGAGGCCGCGGACACGATGGCGGTCCTGGCGAGCCTCGGCTGCGATTACGCGCAAGGCTTCCATCTCGCCCGACCCATGGATGCGGAGGCCTTCGATGCGTGGTGGCAGAAAAACCTGTGA
- a CDS encoding phosphate/phosphite/phosphonate ABC transporter substrate-binding protein, whose product MARLIGGGVLLAGMVGAPGAFAAPRVLTIGIVPQMSPWTLARRWTPVLEAWSAAVGVRIVLRTAPTIRRFERRVARGDYDLVYLNPADYLRYRGRYRAFARGRGWLQGILVVRRKGPVRDISELAHRLIAFPARHALAASMEPRRFLHARGIPFGTRYVGSHDAVYRAVAAGLFIAGGGVRQTYDSLPAPIRRHLRVLWAGPKGLPHPFAAQRTLPASLVRRLTVALVRLPRVVPGAVRRLGFSGFEATRNRDYTRPGAVVR is encoded by the coding sequence ATGGCCCGGTTGATCGGCGGGGGTGTGTTGCTGGCCGGCATGGTCGGGGCGCCCGGCGCCTTTGCCGCACCGCGTGTGCTTACCATCGGCATTGTCCCGCAGATGTCGCCGTGGACGCTCGCGCGCCGTTGGACCCCGGTTCTGGAGGCCTGGTCGGCGGCGGTTGGTGTGCGCATTGTATTGCGCACGGCACCCACGATCCGCCGTTTTGAGCGGCGTGTCGCGCGCGGCGACTACGATCTTGTCTACCTGAACCCGGCGGATTATCTTCGATATCGGGGACGTTACCGGGCATTTGCCCGGGGCCGGGGGTGGCTGCAAGGCATCCTCGTCGTGCGCCGCAAGGGGCCGGTGCGGGATATCAGCGAACTCGCGCATCGCCTGATTGCGTTTCCGGCCCGGCACGCGTTGGCGGCCTCGATGGAGCCACGGCGTTTCTTGCATGCCCGCGGCATCCCGTTTGGGACGCGCTATGTCGGCTCGCATGATGCCGTTTATCGCGCCGTGGCCGCCGGTCTCTTCATCGCCGGCGGCGGCGTGCGCCAGACCTACGATAGCCTCCCCGCCCCCATACGTCGCCACCTGCGGGTATTGTGGGCCGGGCCCAAGGGTCTGCCGCACCCGTTCGCCGCGCAACGTACCCTGCCGGCCTCCCTGGTGCGGCGCCTGACGGTGGCGCTTGTGCGCCTGCCCCGGGTGGTGCCCGGTGCCGTACGGCGGCTTGGGTTTAGCGGTTTCGAGGCGACGCGCAACCGGGATTACACGCGCCCCGGGGCGGTCGTGCGCTGA
- the rpiA gene encoding ribose-5-phosphate isomerase RpiA, with protein sequence MTQDDMKKAAAEAALEFVPKGGIIGVGTGSTANYFIDFLATIKGRLDGAVASSVATAERLKRHGIPVVDLNEAGTLAVYVDGADEATVHRALIKGGGGALTREKIVAAASRSFVCIADEGKLVEVLGRFPLPVEVIPMARSLVAREITALGGEPVLRQGFTTDNGNVILDVHGLKILDPVTLEGRLNQITGVVTNGLFARRGADVLLLGTANGVRRLS encoded by the coding sequence ATGACCCAAGACGACATGAAGAAGGCGGCGGCCGAGGCCGCCCTGGAGTTCGTTCCCAAAGGCGGCATCATCGGTGTGGGCACGGGCAGCACGGCCAATTACTTCATCGATTTTCTCGCCACTATCAAGGGCCGCCTGGACGGCGCGGTGGCAAGCTCGGTGGCCACCGCCGAGCGGCTGAAGAGGCACGGTATTCCGGTCGTGGACCTGAACGAGGCCGGGACGCTCGCCGTCTATGTCGACGGCGCCGATGAGGCCACCGTGCATCGCGCCCTGATCAAGGGCGGTGGCGGGGCGCTGACGCGCGAGAAGATCGTGGCGGCGGCGAGTCGATCATTTGTCTGTATCGCCGACGAAGGCAAGCTGGTCGAGGTCCTGGGGCGCTTTCCGCTGCCCGTCGAGGTGATCCCGATGGCGCGTAGTCTGGTGGCTCGCGAGATCACGGCGCTCGGCGGCGAGCCGGTCCTGCGCCAGGGATTCACGACCGACAATGGCAACGTGATCCTGGACGTGCATGGATTGAAGATCCTCGATCCCGTGACCCTGGAGGGGCGCCTGAACCAGATCACGGGCGTGGTCACCAATGGTCTGTTTGCCCGTCGTGGCGCCGACGTGCTGTTACTGGGGACCGCCAACGGGGTGCGCCGTCTGTCCTAA